Proteins from one Gasterosteus aculeatus chromosome 11, fGasAcu3.hap1.1, whole genome shotgun sequence genomic window:
- the dock6 gene encoding dedicator of cytokinesis protein 7 isoform X3 produces MTSTASERRAFAHKINRTVAAEVRKQVSRDYGSPLLTKKRGGAHQPLPLTEVVEPVDFEEYVSSHAPGVEPGPLRQLTEFPHDDLELLQLDKECTTLEPPLPEENDALDPRVRDALAVYTEDWLVIQRKYLPYSTTYTPHNSERQRERQRGLVKQTFELDEAAAAERQDDQDDAKRRSVSLDETPRGSWASSIFDLKNSSPDALLPSVLERAAAEEMDRRNTEARLQGRHSALLGLYPPPDEDEAVERCSVPEVPKEHCGQRIMVKCLSLKFEIEIEPIFGTLALYDVKEKKKISENFYFDLNSDQMKGLLKPHTPHIAISTLARSAIFSITYPSADIFLVIKLEKVLQQGDIGECCEPYMVMKESDSSKHKEKLEKLRLQAEQSCGRLGQFRMPFAWTAIHLLNIVSSVGGLDRSDPDSDSERKGHGTWNERKKKGFERMSVGDELCNFATFRPATLTVTNFFKQEGDRLSDEDLYKYLADMRRPSSVLRRLRPVTAQLKIDISPAPDSPHYCLSPELLHVKPYPDLRVRPTKDVLEFPARHVYTPHTTYRNLLYVYPQSLNFSSRQGSVRNIAVKVQFMAGEDPGQALSVIFGKSSCSEFIRDAYTPIIYHNKSPEFYEEIKMKIPANLTDNHHLLFTFFHISCQTKQNTPLETPVGYTWIPLMQHGRLRTGSFSLPVSVEKPPPSYSVLTPDVQLPGMKWVDNHKGVFNVEVTAASSVHTQDPHLDKFFTLVYVLEEYSFPFRLKDVIISEANMEGELKASMAALRGALLDTCVRFLHQLLNKLIQLIIYPPVIAGQIVNLGRAAFEAMALLVNQIHKNLEGNQDQHGRNNLLASYVHYCFRLPTAEPTVPPAAGAQSYDMPMQYATLSRTTVRPSSLQLARSKSISNSNPDLASTPVSPDEEVQRIIAGKANHRSCNRMSAYLDSVALFSVPTRQITKKLLHEELALQWVVSTSSVREAALQQAWFFFQLLTKSMTHHLFLTSKLDVPRRQRFPDRFVDDVAALVCAISADISTRYHKDVELVERLNSSLAFFLNDLLSLMDRGFVFNLIRSYYKQIGNKLHTAQNPSALIALRVDFTRIVCSHEHYVALNLPCSTLSPPASPSPSTSSTTSQSSAFSSMVQDQGVATMFDLSVPFRQQHFLSGLLLTELALILDPDGEWVFFLHKKAISAVHSLLCSHDADLRYTDPQVRAHIAQLYLPLIPIVMDTFPQLHDFSDPSPARCRHASAHADDTDPDSGNTISQSVAMAIAGSPLPHVKANPFALPTAAGRQSNSLSAECSRTLLVSFLWVLKNADAVLLERWVSDLSVLQINRLLDLLHLCVSCFEYKGRKSLERINSLTFKKSQDMKARLEEAILGTIGARQEMVRRCRERSPYGSQENVRWRKNVTHWRQNTDRVDKTKAEVEQESVVDGNLATEASLIVLDTLEIVVKTVVASELKESVLGGVLRVLLHSMAGNQSALFLQHCFTTQRALVFKFPEMLFEEDTELCADLCLRLLRHCSSSVGSVRSHASASLYLLMRQNFEIGNQNFARVKMQVTMSLSSLVGTSQNFNEEHLRHSLKTILTYAEEDLELRDTPFPEQVQDLVFNLHMILTDTVKMKEHQQDPEMLIDLMYRIAKGYQNSPDLRLTWLQNMAGKHSERGNHAEAAHCLVHSAALVAEYLNMLEDCRYLPIGCVTFQNISSNVLEESAVSDDVLSPEEEGICAGKYFSESGLVGLLEQAAASFNMAAMYEAINEVYKILLPIHEANRDFKKLATVHGKLQDAFNKVYNQSSGWERMFGTYFRVGFYGCRFGDLDEQEFVYKEPSITKLAEISHRLEEFYSERFGDEMVEIIKDSSPVDKNKLDPNKAYLQITYVEPFFDTYELKERITYFDKNYNLRTFMYCTPFTLDGRAHGDLNEQYKRKSILTTSHAFPYIKTRINVIHKEEIILVPMEVAIEDMQKKTQELAFATNQDPADAKMLQMVLQGSVGTTVNQGPLEVAQVFLSDIPDDPKLFRHHNKLRLCFKDFTKRCEDALRKNKALIGPDQKEYHREMERNYNKLKEALGPLINRKIPQLYRTLPALATQTQRNSFSRSSLRRADC; encoded by the exons ATGACATCCACCGCGAGCGAGAGGAGGGCGTTCGCTCATAAAATCAACCG GACGGTAGCTGCAGAGGTCCGAAAACAAGTGTCCAGAGACTACGGCTCTCCCCTGCTGACCAAGAAACGAGGAGGCGCACACCAGCCT ctgcccCTGACGGAGGTGGTGGAGCCGGTGGACTTTGAGGAGTATGTGAGCAGTCACGCTCCCGGGGTGGAGCCCGGTCCGCTCAGACAGCTAACGGAGTTCCCCCACGACGACCtggagctcctccagctggacAAAGAGTGCACGACACTGGAGCCTCCGCTGCCCGAGGAGAACGA cGCCCTGGATCCCAGGGTGAGAGACGCCCTGGCAGTCTACACAGAAGACTGGCTCGTCATTCAAAGGAA ATATCTGCCCTACAGCACCACGTACACCCCTCACAACTCTGAGCGCCAGAGGGAGAGGCAGCGCGGGCTGGTCAAACAGACCTTTGAGCTggatgaggctgctgctgctgagcgcCAGGACGACCAG GATGACGCAAAGCGCCGGTCGGTCAGCCTCGACGAGACCCCCCGGGGGAGCTGGGCCTCCAGTATCTTTGACCTGAAGAATTCCTCCCCGGACGCTCTCCTGCCGTCCGTGCTGGAACGTGCGGCCGCAGAGGAGATGGACCGGCGTAATACCGAGGCACGCCTGCAGGGGCGCCACAGCGCCCTGCTGGGCCTGTACCCGCCCCCCGATGAG GATGAAGCAGTAGAGCGATGCTCTGTCCCTGAAGTGCCCAAGGAGCACTGTGGCCAGAGAATCATGGTCAAGTGTCTGTCACTGAA GTTTGAAATAGAAATTGAGCCGATATTTGGAACACTTGCCCTGTATGATgtcaaggagaagaaaaag ATCTCTGAGAATTTCTACTTCGACCTGAACTCGGATCAGATGAAAGGGCTGCTCAAACCCCACACACCTCACATAGCCATTTCCACACTGGCGCGGTCAGCCATTTTCTCCATCACTTACCCTTCTGCTGATATCTTCTTGGTCATCAAG CTTGAGAAAGTCCTTCAACAAGGAGACATTGGAGAGTGTTGTGAACCCTACATGGTCATGAAAGAGTCCGATTCGTCCAAG CACAAGGAGAAGCTGGAGAAGCTGCGTCTGCAGGCGGAGCAGTCGTGCGGCCGTCTCGGCCAATTTCGAATGCCTTTTGCCTGGACGGCCATTCACCTGCTGAACATCGTCAGCAGCGTGGGCGGTCTGGATCGGTCGGACCCCGACTCTGACTCTG AGCGGAAAGGTCACGGGACGTGgaatgagaggaagaagaagggctTTGAGCGGATGAGTGTTGGAGATGAGCTGTGCAACTTTGCCACTTTCCGTCCAGCAACACTGACCGTCACCAACTTCTTTAAACAG GAGGGGGACAGGCTGAGTGACGAGGACCTCTACAAGTACCTGGCAGATATGCGCCGACCGTCCTCCGTTCTGCGCCGACTGAGGCCCGTCACAG CCCAGTTAAAGATTGACATCTCTCCGGCTCCGGACTCGCCTCATTACTGTCTGTCACCTGAGCTGCTTCACGTGAAGCCGTACCCCGACCTGCGTGTTCGCCCGACAAAGGACGTGCTGGAGTTCCCTGCTCGCCACGTGTACACGCCCCATACCACCTACAG AAACTTGCTGTATGTTTACCCACAAAGTCTGAACTTCAGCAGTCGTCAGGGCTCAGTGAGGAACATTGCTGTGAAGGTCCAGTTCATGGCGGGCGAGGACCCCGGGCAAGCTCTGTCG GTCATCTTTGGGAAGTCGAGTTGTTCCGAGTTCATTCGAGACGCGTACACCCCCATCATCTACCACAACAA GTCTCCTGAGTTCTATGAGGAGATTAAAATGAAGATTCCTGCCAACCTGACAGACAACCACCATCTGCTGTTCACCTTCTTCCACATCAGCTGCCAGACCAAACAGAACACTCCTCTGGAGACGCCTGTGGGCTACACG TGGATCCCTCTGATGCAGCACGGCCGACTCCGCACCGGCTCCTTCAGTTTGCCCGTCTCGGTGGAAAAGCCCCCGCCCAGCTACTCCGTGCTCACCCCCGAC GTTCAGCTCCCGGGCATGAAGTGGGTGGATAATCACAAAGGCGTGTTTAACGTCGAGGTGACGGCGGCCTCCTCGGTTCATACTCAG GACCCCCACCTGGATAAGTTCTTCACTCTAGTGTACGTTCTGGAGGAGTACTCCTTCCCCTTCCGCCTGAAGGACGTCATCATCAGCGAGGCGAACATGGAGGGGGAGCTGAAGGCCAGCATGGCTGCGTTGAGAGGAGCTCTGCTGGATACCTGTGTCAGGTTCCTGCACCAGCTGCTCAACAAGCTCATTCAGCTCATCATCTACCCACCGGTCATCGCCGGGCAGATCG TGAACCTGGGCCGGGCTGCATTCGAAGCTATGGCCTTATTGGTCAACCAGATCCACAAGAACCTGGAGGGCAACCAGGACCAACACGGCCGCAACAACCTGCTGGCGTCCTACGTCCACTACTGCTTCCGCCTGCCGACCGCCGAGCCGACGGTGCCCCCAGCAG CCGGCGCGCAGTCCTACGACATGCCGATGCAATACGCCACCTTGTCGAGGACAACCGTCCGGCCGAGCAGCCTCCAGCTGGCCCGCTCCAAGAGTATCAGCAACTCCAACCCGGACCTGGCCAGCACCCCGGTTTCTCCCGACGAGGAGGTGCAGAGGATCATCGCCGGCAAG GCAAACCACCGCAGCTGCAATCGCATGTCTGCCTATCTGGACAGCGTGGCCTTGTTTTCAGTTCCCACAAGGCAGATTACAAAGAAG CTGCTGCACGAGGAGCTGGCGTTGCAGTGGGTGGTCAGCACCAGCTCGGTGAGGGAGGCGGCGCTGCAGCAAGCCTGGTTTTTCTTCCAGCTCTTG ACAAAGAGCATGACCCATCACTTATTCCTGACCTCCAAATTGGACGTTCCCCGGCGTCAGCGTTTCCCGGACCGCTTTGTGGACGATGTCGCTGCACTTGTGTGTGCCATCAGTGCAGACATCTCCACTCGATACCACAAG GATGTGGAGCTTGTGGAGAGGCTGAATAGCAGTCTGGCCTTCTTCCTGAACGACCTGCTGTCTCTCATGGACCGGGGCTTTGTGTTCAACCTCATCCGCTCCTACTACAAACAG ATTGGCAACAAGCTTCACACGGCGCAGAACCCCAGCGCTCTGATCGCCCTGAGAGTGGACTTCACTCGCATCGTCTGCAGCCACGAGCACTACGTCGCCCTCAACCTGCCGTGCTCCACCCTCAGCCCTCCGgcctccccctcaccctccacctcctccaccacctcacaG AGTTCTGCCTTTTCCAGTATGGTGCAAGACCAGGGAGTGGCCACCATGTTTGATCTCTCCGTCCCTTTCCGCCAGCAGCACTTCCTGTCCGGGCTGCTGCTTACTGAGCTCGCGCTCATCCTCGACCCCGATGGAGAATG GGTTTTCTTCCTTCATAAAAAGGCCATCAGTGCTGTCCACTCCCTGCTGTGCAGCCACGATGCAGACCTTCGTTACACTGACCCTCAGGTCAGAGCCCACATCGCTCAGCTCTACCTGCCTCTCATCCCCATCGTCATGGACACGTTTCCTCAGCTCCACGACTTCTCTG ACCCCTCTCCTGCTCGGTGCCGCCACGCTTCAGCCCACGCCGACGATACCGACCCAGACAGCGGCAACACTATCAGTCagtctgttgccatggcgattgCCGGCTCCCCGTTGCCGCATGTCAAAGCCAACCCGTTTGCGCTGCCCACAGCG GCCGGGCGCCAGTCCAACTCTCTGTCTGCCGAGTGCAGCAGGACTCTGCTGGTGAGCTTCCTGTGGGTTCTGAAGAATGCAGATGCTGTTCTCCTGGAGCGCTGGGTGTCCGATTTATCCGTCCTGCAGATCAACCGCCTGCTGGATCTGCTGCATCTCTGTGTGTCCTGCTTTGAATACAAG GGGAGGAAGTCTCTGGAGAGGATCAACAGCCTGACGTTTAAAAAGTCTCAGGACATGAAGGCCCGACTGGAAGAGGCCATACTGGGAACCATCGGGGCTCGTCAGGAGATGGTCCGCCGCTGCAGGG AAAGGAGTCCCTACGGAAGCCAAGAGAATGTCAGGTGGAGGAAGAATGTCACTCACTGGAGACAAAACACAGACCGAGTCGACAA GACTAAAGCTGAAGTGGAGCAGGAGTCTGTGGTGGATGGCAACTTGGCCACTGAGGCCTCTCTGATCGTACTGGACACACTGGAGATTGTAGTCAAG ACTGTGGTGGCTTCAGAGCTAAAGGAAAGTGTTCTGGGTGGAGTGTTGAGAGTTCTCCTCCACAGCATGGCGGGCAACCAGAGCGCCCTCTTCCTGCAGCACTGCTTCACTACACAGAGAGCTCTGGTCTTCAAG TTCCCAGAGATGCTGTTTGAAGAGGACACGGAGCTTTGTGCCGACCTGTGCCTGCGGCTCCTGCGTCACTGCAGCAGTAGCGTCGGCTCCGTCAGAAGTCACGCCTCCGCTTCTCTTTACCTGCTCATGAGGCAGAACTTTGAGATTGGAAAT CAGAACTTTGCTCGAGTGAAGATGCAGGTCACAATGTCCCTCTCCTCACTGGTGGGAACGTCGCAAAACTTTAACGAGGAGCATCTTCGACACTCGCTCAAGACAATCCTGACGTACGCTGAAGAGGACCTGGAGTTGCGCGACACGCCCTTCCCAGAGCAG GTCCAGGATTTGGTGTTCAACCTGCACATGATTCTTACTGACACGGTCAAGATGAAAGAGCATCAACAGGATCCAGAGATGCTCATTGACCTGATGTACAG GATTGCAAAGGGCTACCAGAACTCGCCTGACCTGCGTCTGACGTGGCTCCAGAATATGGCAGGAAAACACTCGGAGAGAGGGAACCACGCCGAAGCGGCCCACTGTCTGGTCCACAGCGCAGCGCTGGTGGCTGAATACCTCAACATGCTGGAGGACTGCCGCTACCTGCCAATTGGTTGTGTGACGTTTCAG AATATTTCGTCCAACGTATTGGAAGAGTCCGCCGTATCCGATGACGTGCtctctccagaggaggaggggatttGTGCTGGGAAGTACTTCAGTGAGTCCGGTCTGGTGGGTCTCCTGGAGCAAGCGGCTGCCTCTTTTAACATG GCCGCCATGTACGAGGCCATAAACGAAGTGTACAAGATTCTGCTGCCCATCCATGAAGCCAACAGGGACTTCAAAAAGCTCGCCACTGTGCACGGCAAGCTGCAGGACGCCTTCAACAAAGTCTACAACCAG AGTTCAGGATGGGAG AGGATGTTTGGGACCTACTTCCGAGTGGGTTTCTATGGCTGCCGGTTTGGAGACCTGGATGAACAAGAGTTTGTCTACAAGGAGCCATCCATCACCAAATTAGCCGAGATCTCACACAGACTGGAG GAGTTCTACTCAGAAAGGTTTGGGGATGAGATGGTTGAAATTATCAAGGACTCCAGCCCGGTCGACAAAAACAAACTGGATCCCAACAAG GCCTACCTCCAGATCACCTACGTTGAACCATTCTTCGACACGTACGAGCTCAAGGAGAGAATCACCTACTTTGACAAGAACTACAACCTGCGTACCTTCATGTACTGTACTCCCTTCACACTGGACGGCAGAGCCCACGGCGACCTGAACGAACAGTACAAACGCAAAAGCATCCTGACGACGTCTCACGCCTTCCCTTACATCAAGACGCGCATCAACGTCATCCACAAGGAAGAG ATCATTCTGGTCCCCATGGAGGTGGCCATAGAGGACATGCAGAAGAAGACTCAGGAGCTGGCCTTCGCCACAAACCAGGACCCTGCAGACGCCAAGATGCTGCAGATGGTCCTGCAGGGCTCCGTGGGCACCACAGTCAACCAG GGCCCCCTCGAGGTGGCGCAGGTCTTTCTCTCAGACATTCCTGATGATCCAAAGCTGTTTCGCCATCACAACAAACTGCGCCTCTGCTTTAAAGACTTCACTAAGAG GTGTGAGGATGCCCTGAGGAAGAATAAAGCCCTGATTGGTCCCGATCAAAAGGAGTAccacagagagatggagaggaattACAATAAACTAAAAGAAGCTTTAGGTCCTCTCATCAACCGCAAGATCCCCCAACTATACAGAACCCTGCCGGCTCTggctacacaaacacaacg GAACTCCTTCAGTCGGTCCAGTCTCCGCAGGGCTGACTGTTGA